The Streptomyces pratensis genomic interval TGAGGGGCTGGTACCAGGCCTTGATGCCCATGTCGCCGAGTGCGCCCAGGACCCAGTCGTCGAGGTAGGCGTAACTGTCGGCGAAGGAGAGGCCCGACACCAGCGAATCCGGCACGGACAGTGAGTAGGTGATCGTACTCATGGGTTCGACGAACATGGCCCCGCCACCGGAGACACGGCGTACCACGGTCATCCCGTGCTTCGCGGCCCCCCTCGGGTCCACCTCGTTCCGCAGCGACTGGAAGCTGCCGATCACCACGGCGGGCGATGCCCATTCCCAGACCCGCAGGGTGGGTGCCCGCCGCCCGGCGGCCACCTCGGTGGTGAGGACCTCGTCCAGCGCCATGTGCAGGGCCGGTGCCTGCGGCCCCGTGTGCACCAGCTGCCAGTCGTAGTCGCTCCACTCGGTCGCGTGGGCCAGAGCCCGCCGAACGGCGATGCCGACACCCTCCGCGGTCAGCCCGAGCATGACGGCGGACTCGGGCAGTGCCGCCGTGATGCGGGCGGCCAGGCCGGCGGCGTCCGTCGAGGAGGGGGCGCCCTCCAGGGCCCTGTTGATGGAGAGGATCGCCTCGTCGGGTTCCAGGAAGAAGTCCCCGGCGACGACGACGTCGCGCAGTACCCCTTCCGCGACATCCAGATCTACGACGACAAGCTTGCCGCCGGGCACCTTGTACTCGCCATGCACGGCTTCGTTCCCTTCCAGCG includes:
- a CDS encoding lipoate--protein ligase family protein, whose translation is MHGEYKVPGGKLVVVDLDVAEGVLRDVVVAGDFFLEPDEAILSINRALEGAPSSTDAAGLAARITAALPESAVMLGLTAEGVGIAVRRALAHATEWSDYDWQLVHTGPQAPALHMALDEVLTTEVAAGRRAPTLRVWEWASPAVVIGSFQSLRNEVDPRGAAKHGMTVVRRVSGGGAMFVEPMSTITYSLSVPDSLVSGLSFADSYAYLDDWVLGALGDMGIKAWYQPLNDIATDAGKIAGAAQKRMVGPDGGPGAVLHHVTMSYDIDADKMLEVLRIGKEKMSDKGTRSAKKRVDPLRRQTGLAREQVIENMIASFRGRYGLTAGEVTTEELARAEELVQTKFATEEWTARVP